CCGGTGATAAAATTAACTTTAAGGTGCTGGAGGATGTTGCCGTAGGTAACGTCATCGTCATTGCCAAGGGAACCACCGGCGAAGGCTATGTTAAAACCGCCAAGAAGGCCGGCCTGTTTGGCAAGGGCGGCTCCATTCAGTTGGATGCAACGAATGTAAACACCGCCAGCGGGATAGAAGTTCCTTTAACGATGGATGTTTCTAAAATAGGCGGCGATCATTCGGTGGAAATAAATTATAACAATTCCATTGCTGGGGCCGCGATATCCAGCTTATTTCCGGGCAGCAATCAGAAAATTGCCGCAGGTACCAAGTTAACGGTGTTTGTGCCGGTTAATGTGGACTTGCAGATGAAACCTGAGCAATTACCTACTAGCAGCAAAGAGGGGGCGGCCGCTCAGCCTGGTAAGGCTGTGTTTGTCCAAACGGCTCCGGTGACCGATATTGCCGTAGCGGCCGGTGATGCCTGGTTCTATGAGGGAAGTAAAGGGACGATTCATGTTACCATTGATGAAATCGGGAAAAAGACAATCAAGGGAAAAATTTCGTCCAGCGGTCCAGGCTTGCTGACCTTTGAACAGGCCTATGAGACCGCCAAGAGCAATCAGTATTTTTCCTTTAAGGCCAAAGACAAGGAGAAGGGAAAAAGCTATATGGTGCAGCTTTACGTGAGAGCCGATAATACCGTACAGTACACCATCACCGATTCGCCCAAGGCTGATCAGGAATCGGTCATTTTGGTAAAACAACCGGGCAAAAAATTTTAGGGGAACCGCTGATTCAATGAGCCTGCCGGTCTGGCGGAAAAGATCCGCCAGGCCGCATAGCGCCAAGTAATCACTGGCTCATTAGCGTAAAGCCTTACTATCCTGCTGATAGGATAGTAAGGCTTTTTTTGCGCGGCCTGCGAAGCTACCCCGTTTGCTCAGCAGCCGGCCAGATGATACAATACTTGTAAAAGGCAATAAAAAAACAAAGATTTGGTAATTATCTATACAGCGAGAGAGGATGATGACAAATGAACTATACGCCAGTGGCAGAAATAGAAGGAAGAGTTAGGAAGTTTCAGGCGAAGCTGGCCGCTCAGGAGATGGATGGCGCATTGCTCCTGTTAAACGCCGATCTGTATTACTTTACCGGTACGGTGCAAAATTCGTTTTTATATATCCCGGCCGGCGGCGAGCCGGTACTCATGGTCAGACGCAGTGTCAGCCGGGGACGGACGGAATCACCGTTGAAGAACATTGTGCCCATCAGAAGTCCGAAGGAAATGCCGGATATTCTTGCTTCCTTCGGCTATCGGGATAGTAAGCGCATCGGCATGGAGCTGGATGTACTGCCCTTTAACCTTTACCAGACCTACAGAAAGCTGTTTCCCCAGGCGGAGCTTAGCGATGTTTCGCCGCTCATTAAGGAAATCCGCGCCATTAAGTCGCCCCATGAGATCGGCCTTCTCCGGCAGGCTCTGCAGGTGGTGGACAAGGCATTTCAAGCTGTGCCGGCTTTTTTAAAGGAAGGTATGACCGAGCTGGAAGCGGCGGCTTTATTTGAAGCCGAACTGCGGCAACGGGGCTATGCGGGCTGCTGCAAAATGAGATCGTTTAACCAGGAGTTCTTTTACGGCAATGTCTGCAGCGGCAGCAGTGGCTTTGATCCCAGCTTCTTTGACGGGCCGGTGGGCGGTTCGGGGGCGTGCCCTTCCCATCCCCAGGGAGCCGGCTGGAAAAAGATCAGCCGCAATGAAGTGGTGTATATTGACTATACCTCGCTTATCGAGGGCTATACGGGCGATCAGTCGCGGGTGTTCTGTATCGGTG
The nucleotide sequence above comes from Propionispora vibrioides. Encoded proteins:
- a CDS encoding M24 family metallopeptidase, with product MNYTPVAEIEGRVRKFQAKLAAQEMDGALLLLNADLYYFTGTVQNSFLYIPAGGEPVLMVRRSVSRGRTESPLKNIVPIRSPKEMPDILASFGYRDSKRIGMELDVLPFNLYQTYRKLFPQAELSDVSPLIKEIRAIKSPHEIGLLRQALQVVDKAFQAVPAFLKEGMTELEAAALFEAELRQRGYAGCCKMRSFNQEFFYGNVCSGSSGFDPSFFDGPVGGSGACPSHPQGAGWKKISRNEVVYIDYTSLIEGYTGDQSRVFCIGELSPQLVKAFEAALTIQKAVLASMKPGTLAEEPYLLALKLAEELGYKDHFMGYKDHQVKFLGHGIGLELDEWPIFAKGMKTPLQPGMTFALEPKFVFPEGAIGTENSFVMTDTGPEYLSVTPEVITYLP